The following are encoded together in the Lathyrus oleraceus cultivar Zhongwan6 chromosome 3, CAAS_Psat_ZW6_1.0, whole genome shotgun sequence genome:
- the LOC127130774 gene encoding uncharacterized protein LOC127130774 codes for MIVGSITKPIVFMLIASKTSYNLLLGREWIHGIWVVPSSLYQRVTIWRNDGMMENIKVVHGYFTAEVSHVDIRNFDKNLANIASCTPAGFAYMPLEEAFYSLRLHLTWDREIMGLRRDLMELKMSINPGKKSIKQLPRRFAPEVMSKLKEEIERILKSKFIRTTRCVEWLEKLVPIIKKNVTLRVCIDFRDLYVATLKDEYPMSVTKMLVDSTTNFDYLSMIDGYSSYNQIFIADEDVPKMEFRCL; via the exons ATGATAGTCGGTTCAATAACCAAGCCCATTGTTTTTATGTTGATAGCATCAAAGACAAGTTACAATCTACTCCTAGGTCGGGAGTGGATCCATGGTATATGGGTTGTTCCATCATCGCTCTATCAGAGGGTTACAATATGGAGGAATGATGGGATGATGGAAAACATAAAGGTTGTTCATGGCTATTTTACGGCAGAAGTAAGTCACGTTGATATAAGGAATTTCGATAAAAACCTAGCCAACATTGCATCTTGCACTCCAGCAGGATTTGCATACATGCCTTTAGAGGAGGCATTTTATTCTCTCAGGCTTCATCTTACGTGGGATAGAGAAATCATGG GTTTAAGAAGAGATTTGATGGAACTAAAGATGTCGATAAATCCTGGAAAAAAGTCGATTAAGCAATTGCCAAGACGGTTTGCACCAGAGGTTATGTCAAAATTAAAAGAAGAGATTGAAAGAATCCTGAAAAGTAAGTTCATAAGGACAACAAGGTGTGTCGAATGGCTTGAAAAACTTGTTCCAATAATCAAGAAAAATGTAACATTAAGGGTTTGCATAGATTTCAGAGATCTATATGTTGCAACCCTAAAGGATGAATACCCAATGTCTGTCACCAAAATGTTAGTCGACTCAACAACAAATTTTGATTATCTTAGTATGATTGATGGTTACTCTAGTTATAACCAAATATTTATTGCAGATGAGGATGTGCCAAAGATGGAATTTCGATGTCTATGA